Genomic window (Fictibacillus marinisediminis):
AAAAAGGATATTGTAGCCGTTGCCCCTCCCTCAATGAATGATCTAAAAACATACTTACTCGTTCGAACCGCCCGTTATAACGCGAATAATGATGGATACGACTACGTTTTTCTCACTAAAATTCATGGACAGGCTTCTCCCCTTTCAAATCGTGCTATTGAAGCACTAGTTAAGAAATATACAAAAGCGTTTACCACAAATAAAGCTATGTCTCCACATAAATTGAGGCATACATATGGTACTCATTTGATGGCCCAAGAGGGTGATATCCATTTACTAATGACCCAACTCGGCCATAGCTCTACTACAACTGCGGCTCTATATAGCAATCCAGAGCATGAAAAGGCAAAAAAAGCTGCGGAGCTTTTGGGCCAAAGAAGGAACCTAAGGTAGTTATCGCTTTTAGGTGATTATATATTTTTCAAAAAGGCGATGAAGGCAACAATTTGTTTGCCTTCATCGTTTTTTACGAATGTCCCCTTCTCTACTTAAATCATTTAGCAGAACAAGGAATAATAATCCTTCTTTACATCACTTAAGTTGATTTTTTTCTTAGATTTCTGTATTTAAAGCTATTCATTTTTGAACTCTTATAGGCTAGCCTTTCTCTACTTTGATTTATTTGTCAGAAAGCTTCTTCTTTTTTAACCTCTTCACAAACTCCTTCATGTTTGTTTTATATAATGACTTCATAAAAGAATGCTTAAACTCACCGATATATAATAAGGGGAATAGTTATGAAAACATGCAATATGAAAGACTGTGTTAACGAAGCGACTTCAAGTAATCTTTGCTACATGGCACTATAAACGCTGGGCAAGACATAGAGGCCTAACAATATTAAAAATTATAAAATACGATTAGTGTCAGACTGAAGGTTGCGATAAACTACATTTGTGCAAAGGGTTAAGTGAGAGACATTACCGCAGAATGAAAAAATAGAGCATAACTGAAGAAAACAAGGCGCTTTTCAAAGGTTTATTGTTTCTACCACATAAATTTGGCTTCTTTATTCTTTTACTGAAACAAAACCCGAATAATGGCCCTTATTTTATATCTATAGTACATTGACATAACTGTTTCGGTCGTTCAAGGGATGTTTACTTATTTAATGTCCTAGGCTAACCATCTTACCTTACTAGACAAGATGGTTTTTAATGAATCTGGCCAGAGCTTTTTTATTTCAGTTCTATATATTTGCATTAAATCTTAATTTAAATGAGGGTTTTTGTTAAATAGTTAAAAATTTTTCAAACAAGCAATAGAGGTGGAAAATGAATAAATATGACCGTAATTCTGACTGGAAAATTCACATTCCTGAAAAAAATATGTATATAATGAAAGATCACTCTTGGGCTTTTATTGCTTGGGAACTTGAAAGAATAAAAGGTTCTATTCGTCCTGATGCGGTACTTCTTCATTTAGATTATCACCTTGACGACGTAGCTGATGGTCTATTTGTTGATGGTATTATGACAGCTAAATCAGAGGATGATTTATTCAAGTTAATTCGTACAAGAGAAGAGTTAAATAGCGGAAATATGACAACTTCAAAAATATGTATCGATAACTTCATATGGCCATCATTTGCAAGAGGTACGGTTGGTTCAATGTTTACTGTGGCTCCCCAGCAACAACAAGATCTTGCGACATGGATGTTAAGTGATGATGACGGTTCATACCAACGTGAAGATATCGAAAATAATAAACAGGAAATATTAGGTTTTATATCCGAACAAAAATTCAAATCTGTTTACCGATCGTATAATATTGAGCAATTTAAGGAAAGTCATTTAGACACCTTTATAAAATGTTCTGAAGATAAGAGTAAAATATTAGACATTGATTTAGATTATTTTAACAAATCTCAGAATCTATTTGCACCTGATTTAATGCCAGAAAAAGAAATTCGATCAATATTGCATGACGTTATGAAAATGTGCAAATGGGATTTAGTTACAGTTGCTCTTTCACCTATTTATTGTGGTGGAGATGAAAAGGCGGAGTATCTTTTGAAAATATTTGCAGATGTCACAGAACTTGAAAGGATTTAGTATTTGTCACAGTTATCTTTTGATGACTTTTTTATAGAAAAAAAGAAAGAACCCTTACATAATATCTCCCCTCCTTCCTCTCCACTAGAAGTTGCTATAGTAGCTCTTGTGGAATCAGGTATACCTAGCGTAAGAAGGTTTAAGAATAAATAACGAGCGGTATTCAATTAGTAAGCCCAAGACTTACTATGATGTTTGTTCCTATTTAGATAAACTAGTTAAACAAGAAAATTGATGTTTGTTGAGGATAAGGATAAAAATGATCGAATATATAAAGTTAAATAAAAATAACAGGGGTCTATGATATGAAAGAAATTTTTAATACTATTGCTTTATTTTTATCATTAGCAGGACTAATATATTTTGCAATCGGAGGAAATGATTATATAACAATTCTAATTGCGACCACAATCATCTTAATAAGATTATTTATAATGAATTGGAAATGGAATCGGTCTACTCTTATTTTTGGTTTAATTATTGCAGTGGTTTTTCTGTATGGATTATTTTCTTTTTTTTACGATCATCCATGGATTAAAAAATTCATACTTGAAAATCATTGGTATGATTACATAATAATTTCGGGGTTTCTGATTGCAGCTATTGATACCTTACTTTCAACTGCTAATATTTACCTCGATGCCGGAATAACCAAAGCTAAGGGAGGGAGCGTTAGTAAGAGATCATTATTCTCTTTCTTTTTCACTTCTGTTTTAATTATTTTAATAATAGTTTTACTTAGTACAGTTACCATTGCAAAATCTGTACAATTAATAGATGTTAAATATAACTCTAAATTAACTAGTACTGAGGTTAGTAGTATAATATCTGCTATTCAAAAGGATGAAAATATGTCTATTATGAATAGGCATCATCTTGAACAAAAATTAAAATCTATTAATAAGACGAGTGATATTGACCTCTTCATACTCTGTGTTTCATTAATTTTGCCCGGAATGATATTGGTAAACTGGACTAATAAGTTTCATAAGAAATATATAAAGAAATGGTTCTGCAAGTATCGCTTGCTTTACTTGTATATCTTTAAAAATAAAAATAATATATAGGAATAAGTATTCGTAAAATTTTTTAATGAATATCGACAATAATCGACATAATTGATAGAGCTAAAACTACCTTAAAGGAAGGTTGGTTATAGTGGCAGCATCCAGAGAAATTAGAATATTTGAGCAACGATTAGAAAACCATTTTCAACAAATGCCCGAGTTTGTACTGGAGTACATCCATGCAAAAAAGCGTTCTAAATAATCCTCTTCTACCCTCCTCGCCTATGTTCATAAAATTTTTTAAGTTTCTGACATGGCTGAAACAGGAAGGTATTTCTAGAGTAACTGAGATCAGGCATACCCCAATGAATGTTCTTGAGAAGCTTAGTAAAAAAAACGCTGAATTTTATAAGGAATATCTCCAGAAAGAAATCATTAATACTGATGAAATTAAGAGAAAGCTGCTGAATGGCAGATACAGTGGCCAGAAATTTAAACTCGATTAAGTCTTTATATCATTACCTTACAACTGAAACGGAAGACGAAGAAACCGGTGAATGCTATTTTTACCGCAATGTATTTAAAAAGATCAAATTAGATAAAAAAGAAGAGACAGATTCAAGGAGAGCAAGTAAAATTCATTCTCTAACGCTTAATGAAGGCGAAATTACCGATTTTGTAGAGTTTCTTAAAACTGAGTATTAGCATATCGTTACCAAACTAAAGACATCAGGGGGTTTATCCATGATAATGAGCGGAATATTGCGACCATTAATCTCATGTTGGGTAGCGGTATCCGAGTAAGTGAGCTGCTGGAATAACTCTAGGGATATTAATTTTCAAAAGAATGAATTGGATGTAATCCGTAAAGGGGATAAGCGGATACTGTAAACGTCCTCCCTACTTTGTCCATACGAGCTATTCAAAATATGGTAAAGAAATATACTGAGGCTTATTTTTCTAGAGATTCATTTACAGCCGGTAAAGCATTAACTCCACCTAAACTTAGTCATAGCTTTGCAAATGACTGGATTAAGGATGGTGGAAAACTTATCTTATTACGTGATCAGCTTGGCCATAATTCCATTGAAACGACACAACAATATACTAACTTATCTTTAAAAGAACGAGAAAAAGTAATGAGTTGAGGAATCTAGACAAAACACAGATAGATAATAGTGAACTAGGAGGAGAATCATGGTAGCCATAGTCGGAGATATTGTTAAATATAAAGGGCAAAAAGCCCGTGTTATAGCAGCATATACCTATACAATAGTGGCTGATTTTAAAAATGCAAAAGAACGAATTTAAACCTAAGAAAAAGGCCTTTTATGTGGCCTTTTCTATTGTTTGAATTATCGTCCATATAGATGTTGTTATAAAATAAATTTCACTGTTCTGATCATGGTCAGTCCCAATCAGCTTCATTAGAATAGGTACTTTTACTGTTTTCTTATCCTTATAATCAATCATAAGGAGGGCTTCTGTTCTGTCAGATATAAAGCTCGAATTAACCCGATAGCCAATTCTTTGAATAGAATCGTTCCGTGAAATCCTGGCCATCATTTCTTTCATTACTTGTAGTTTATCTTCTTCCTTGTTCTTATAAAGATCTTTCGAAAACTGTTCAAATTCAAAGCTCTCACTAAATAAAGTGGGATCTTTCATTTGAATAGAAGCGAACAAAAAATTCATGAGAGCAGCAGGGTCCTTATACCGTTGCACCATTTTCTTATCAATGTCCGTCTCATGCTCAAAGTCTTTTGTATAAAGCCAATTCTCAAGTTCTTTTTCTTTTTGTTGATGAGTCTTAATATCATGCTTAATATCATTAACTGCAGCGTGTACATTGACCACCTCTTCACACTTCCTATACTCAAAATATAAGAACGCGGATATTACCATGAAAATTAAC
Coding sequences:
- a CDS encoding UPF0489 family protein gives rise to the protein MNKYDRNSDWKIHIPEKNMYIMKDHSWAFIAWELERIKGSIRPDAVLLHLDYHLDDVADGLFVDGIMTAKSEDDLFKLIRTREELNSGNMTTSKICIDNFIWPSFARGTVGSMFTVAPQQQQDLATWMLSDDDGSYQREDIENNKQEILGFISEQKFKSVYRSYNIEQFKESHLDTFIKCSEDKSKILDIDLDYFNKSQNLFAPDLMPEKEIRSILHDVMKMCKWDLVTVALSPIYCGGDEKAEYLLKIFADVTELERI
- a CDS encoding DUF3895 domain-containing protein, producing the protein MNNERYSISKPKTYYDVCSYLDKLVKQEN
- a CDS encoding tyrosine-type recombinase/integrase, which codes for MVKKYTEAYFSRDSFTAGKALTPPKLSHSFANDWIKDGGKLILLRDQLGHNSIETTQQYTNLSLKEREKVMS